One stretch of Meriones unguiculatus strain TT.TT164.6M chromosome 7, Bangor_MerUng_6.1, whole genome shotgun sequence DNA includes these proteins:
- the Psme3 gene encoding proteasome activator complex subunit 3 produces MASLLKVDQEVKLKVDSFRERITSEAEDLVANFFPKKLLELDSFLKEPILNIHDLTQIHSDMNLPVPDPILLTNSHDGLDGPTYKKRRLDECEEAFQGTKVFVMPNGMLKSNQQLVDIIEKVKPEIRLLIEKCNTVKMWVQLLIPRIEDGNNFGVSIQEETVAELRTVESEAASYLDQISRYYITRAKLVSKIAKYPHVEDYRRTVTEIDEKEYISLRLIISELRNQYVTLHDMILKNIEKIKRPRSSNAETLY; encoded by the exons ATGGCCTCGTTGCTGAAGGTGGATCAGGAAGTGAAGCTCAAG GTTGATTCTTTCAGGGAGCGGATCACAAGTGAG GCAGAAGACTTGGTGGCAAATTTTTTCCCAAAGAAGTTATTAGAACTTGATAGTTTTTTGAAG GAACCAATCCTAAATATCCATGACCTAACTCAGATCCACTCAGACATGAATCTCCCAGTCCCTGACCCCATTCTCCTCACCAATAGCCACGATGGACTGGATGGT CCTACTTACAAGAAGCGCAGGTTGGATGAATGTGAAGAGGCCTTCCAAG GAACCAAGGTGTTTGTCATGCCCAATGGTATGCTGAAAAGCAACCAACAGCTGGTGGACATTATTGAGAAAGTAAAACCTGAGATTCGGCTGCTGATCGAGAAATGTAACACG GTCAAAATGTGGGTGCAACTCTTGATCCCCAGAATAGAAGATGGGAACAACTTCGGAGTGTCTATTCAG GAGGAAACAGTTGCAGAGCTAAGAACTGTCGAGAGTGAAGCTGCATCTTATCTGGACCAGATTTCTAG atATTATATTACAAGAGCCAAATTGGTTTCTAAAATAGCTAAATATCCCCATGTG GAGGACTATCGCCGCACTGTCACAGAGATCGATGAGAAAGAATACATCAGCCTCCGGCTCATCATCTCCGAGCTGAGGAATCAGTAT GTCACTCTACATGACATGATCCTGAAAAATATTGAGAAGATCAAACGGCCCCGGAGCAGCAATGCAGAGACACTGTACtga